TCGACCCGGTCGCCTTCGCCGCAGACCGCCACGCGGTCCGGCCCGAACACGATCGGGGCATCATGGTACTTCGACATGTTGAGCCGCGGGTCAAGCAGCGCCTTCAGCCCGGCCTCACACGTATAGACCCGGACCTCCGGGAACAGCTCCGCCAGGCGCGGCAGCCCGTAGATATGGTCGAAATGCGCGTGCGTCAGCAGCACCCCCTTCACGGGAATGCCGCCCAGCGCCGCCAGCCGCTCCAGCAGCGGCTCCACGTCGCCGCAGTCCACGATCCAGCACGCATTCTCCCCCTCCTTCGAGAGGATATACGTCCGCGACGTGAACACGGAATTGACGATGTGCGATACCCGGAGCATGCGGGCCTTATTCGATGCCGTTCTTGATCGTCTCGACGATGTAGCGGACGTCCTCGTCGGACACATACGGCCCGGCAGGCAGGCACATGCCCACCTTGAAGATGGCCTCCGAGACGCCGTTCACATACGCGGGGCAATCCCGGTACACCGGCTGCCTGTGCATCGGCTTCCAGACGGGGCGCGCCTCGACGCCTGCGGCGTCCAGCCAGACGCGCATCGCCTCCACGTTGTCGTTGGGCTGGCAGTCCGTGACGGCCGACGACGCCGCGTGGATCACGCCGGCGGCGCCGCCCACGGCGCCCTGCACGATGGTCTTGTAGGCATTCTCCTGCCCCTTCACCCGCAGCGCGGGATCCAGCGTGAGGGTGCAGAGCCAGAAGTTCGAGTCAAACTCGCCGGACGAAGGCTGCGCGTGCACCTGCACGCCCGGCACGCCCGCCAGCAGCTCCTCATAGAGCTTCTGGACGTGCCTGTGGTGCGCCAGATGGTCGCCCAGGACCGTCATCTGCCCGCGGCCGATGCCGGCGCAGATGTTGGACATGCGGTAGTTGTAGCCGATCTTCTCGTGCTGGTAGTACGGATAGCTCTCGCGGTACTGCGTCGCGTACATCATGATTTCCCGCCAGGACTCCTCGTCCGGCGTGATGAGCGCGCCGCCGCCGGAAGTCGTGATCATCTTGTTGCCGTTGAACGACAGCACGCCATAGCGGCCGAAAGTGCCGAGCACCTGCCCCTTGTAGCGCGAGCCGAAGCCCTCGGCGGCGTCCTCGACGACCGGGATGCCGTACCTGTCGGCAATCTCCATGATCCTGTCGATCCGATACGGCATGCCGTACAGCGCCACGGGCACGATCGCCTTCGGCGTCTTGCCCGTCTTGGCGATCCGGTCCTTGATGGCCTCTTCCAGCAGCGCCGGATCCATGTTCCAGGTGTCCGGCTCGGAGTCCACGAACACGGGGGTGGCGCCCAGATACGTGACCGGATGCGAGCTTGCGCAGAATGTGAACGACTGCACCAGCACCTCGTCGCCCGGGCCCACGCCGCAGCCGATCAGGCCCAGGTGAACCGCGGCCGTGCCGGCCGACAGCGCCACCACGCGCTTGTTCTCTCCCACAAACTCCTCCAGATCCTTCTCAAACCCGTTCACATTCGGTCCCAGGGGCACGACCCAGTTCGTGTCAAACGCCTCCTGGATGTATTTCTGCTCAAGTCCCGCCTCGCTCATGTGTGCGAGGCATAAATATATACGCTTGTTCATCTTTTTAGTAATTACTACTCAAAATAGTCATACATCAGTATAAACCGCTCGCTCACTCGTTCCACGATTAAAGGATCCTTCTCGGCGACGGTTGCGCGAAGCATAATATATACCCTACCTGACGGGAGAGATAGTGTTTAAACATCTCTCCGCCATAATAAGCATTAATCAGAATTGGAATGAAGAAAACGAGAAATCTTCCATCATCGGATCAGATAAGAATAAGCATCAATCCGCTGACGGGCACGCTCCTCATCCGGGACCGGGACAAAGCCCGTCCCCCGGCGTATAGCGCGTTTGTCGGACGCGGACAGCTTGTCATACCCGGCGAGCCGGATCACTGTCTTAGACTGCTTATTCCCATTCTGCACGGAGGAGACACAAGCAGTAGAGATCCGGATCTCTTTAACCTGGTCCGAATCCATCTTTGTCTTGTTCTTTTTAATGAAGATCATAGTCGACAATTTTAATTAACCATGTCTCACTCCTGTATCCGCAAATATACTTTATCGGAACTGAAAAAGCAAACGCACGTTATTTCAATACAAATTTCGTGATAAAAGCTCTGCTCTTGTGGCAGAAATGGAAGAAGGCTTCGCCGGGGACGAGGGTGGACAGGCGCAGCAGGTGCCAGGTGCCGTCCGCGACCTTCGCGGCGCGGCCGTGGCGGCGGAACCGCTGCCGGCTGCTGTGCCGGCCGAAATTCCCCCCGTCCAGGATGTCGTGCGCCAACAGGCGCCCCGCCCCGGCGGACGGCGGGACCGGCAGGAACTCGTCCTCGAGCCCGAGGATCTCCCGTTCGACCCACATCAGCGCGCGGGCCAGGCGCAGCAGGCCGAGCCGGCGCCAAGTGCGCCGCACGGCCGCCTGCTGCGCCGCGCCCGCGCCCCCCAGCTCCCGCAGCACGTAGAAATAATCCACAATCTGCCGCAGGCCGATCCCCTCGTCGATGAGGTGGATCAGGATATGTCCCAGCTGATAGACCGCATTGAACGCGGCCGTCGGCACCGCCACATCCGCGTCCGTGCCCGGCAGCCGCACCTTGTGCGCCATCTGCGCAGCCTTATTCTCCTCCAGCCACCGCCGGAGGCGTCTGTTCCGCCACGGGCAGTACAGCTTCAGCGGCGTGTCGTGCACGTCCACCTCCACGTCCTCGAAGACCGGGAACTTGATGTGCTTGATCCCCTCCTTCGCGTCCGGGAACTGCTTCTTCACATATTCCCGCAGGGCCGCCCCGTCCGCGTCCACCCACACGTCGATGTCGCCGGACATCCGCAGCGCCGGGTCGGGATACAGCCGCGCATTCCCCTGTCCTTTCAGGATACAGCACGCCATCCCGTCCGCCCGCAGCCGCTCCGTCAGCTCCACGGCGCGCCGGTTCAGCACGGCATTCCGCGCGCGGATCGCCGACTCCGTGGCATACCACTCCAGCAGCAGCTCCTTCGGCGGAAGCTCCCCCTCAAACCGCGTGGGGCTGCAGAGCCCCACGAGCGCCTGTTTCCGGGCAAATTTATAAAGCCCCACCCAGTCCCGGACCTCCGGCCTGGGCGAAGTCGGATGCAGCACGAACCGCAGCCACCGCAGCCGCCCGTCCTGCAGATAATCAGTTCGTCCCATCGAAATAATCCCGAGTCGGACGGCCCTCAGCACTGATTCCTTCACGCCTAAACACCTTGAGGATCGTCATGAAGAAGATCTTCACGTCCAGCCAGAACGTCAGGTGGTCGACGTAGTACACGTCATACTCGAACTGCTTCGTGAACGTGATCGCATTCCGTCCGTTCACCTGCGCCCACCCGCTGATGCCGGGCCGCACTTCGTGCCGCCGCATCTGCTCGGGCGAATACAGCGGCAGATACATCGGCAGCAGCGGCCGCGGCCCGATGAACGACATGTCCCCCTTGAGGATATTGATCAGCTGCGGCAGCTCGTCGATCGACAGGCTCCGGACAATCTTGCCCACCGGCGTGATCCGGAACTCGTCCAGGAGCAGATTCCCATCCGCATCCTTCTCATCCGTCATCGTCTTGAACTTGATCACCTTGTATATCTTGCCACCCTTCCCGGGCCGCTCCTGCGTGAAGAACGCCCCCGCGCCCTTGTTGGCAAAGTGCAGGAAGATGGCCACAATCACGATCAACCACCCCACCAGCACCAGCCCGATCACCGCGCCGATAATACTTAAAACTCTCTTGAAAAAATGTTTATACATACGATTCTACGCATTACTACTTATTTCGTAATGAACTACTACTTCTTCTTTAAATTAAACTTGCAATTAGTGAATACATTCGTAGCCTTGCTAAAATGGCCGATGGCACTGTCTTCATCTTCACCAAACTCACAATTCACGAACTCCATGTGTTTGGAATAATACTGTGCCTCTCCATTTTTTTTGTACAGAAATGGGATATAACAATTCTCAAACCGCATCCAATAGGTAGCGCGAATCTTCACCTGAGAAGTAAAACGGCAATTCTTAATAGTCGTCGCCAACTTTCCATATCCAGGAACAGTATTCATTGAAGAGGCCAAATCAAAGAAGTTGTTTTCAAAGACACAATTCTCCATCACCACATCACGATTACCGATCACCGGGAAAGACGCCACCTCGTCCGCTTCAAAATCAATAGCACTTTTGGGAGCAGTTCCTTTAACCTCATCCGTACCACAGCCTTCAAAATAGCACCCAGTAATCCTCACATTTCTAGCGCCAATAACGACTCCGTTTCTTCTGGCCCTTAAAATTCTTACATTTTGAATTGTGAGATTAGACGCCCAGCGGGAATTCTTTTCATGTGGATAATACGACCCGGAATAATAAATACAATCCCCAAATGCATCGGATACCGTTATATCCTTAAAGGAGAAATCATTACAGCGAAGGCAACAGAAAACATGTCCCCACTCTCCGAAATAATTCTTACCAAGAAATGGAGAATCATACCGATGCCAATCATTATCACCCGCAATAGTTCCAACACCATCGACTATCACTTTCTCCTTGCCATACTCCCAAAA
The sequence above is a segment of the Bacteroidales bacterium WCE2004 genome. Coding sequences within it:
- a CDS encoding Glyoxylase, beta-lactamase superfamily II; translation: MLRVSHIVNSVFTSRTYILSKEGENACWIVDCGDVEPLLERLAALGGIPVKGVLLTHAHFDHIYGLPRLAELFPEVRVYTCEAGLKALLDPRLNMSKYHDAPIVFGPDRVAVCGEGDRVELFDGVAAAVYETPGHHPSCLTFEVDGYLFTGDAYIPGIAVVTTLPGGDKALAAASRERILALAAGRALCPGHEVAGLPEGIVLPGSAR
- a CDS encoding dTDP-4-amino-4,6-dideoxygalactose transaminase, with the protein product MNKRIYLCLAHMSEAGLEQKYIQEAFDTNWVVPLGPNVNGFEKDLEEFVGENKRVVALSAGTAAVHLGLIGCGVGPGDEVLVQSFTFCASSHPVTYLGATPVFVDSEPDTWNMDPALLEEAIKDRIAKTGKTPKAIVPVALYGMPYRIDRIMEIADRYGIPVVEDAAEGFGSRYKGQVLGTFGRYGVLSFNGNKMITTSGGGALITPDEESWREIMMYATQYRESYPYYQHEKIGYNYRMSNICAGIGRGQMTVLGDHLAHHRHVQKLYEELLAGVPGVQVHAQPSSGEFDSNFWLCTLTLDPALRVKGQENAYKTIVQGAVGGAAGVIHAASSAVTDCQPNDNVEAMRVWLDAAGVEARPVWKPMHRQPVYRDCPAYVNGVSEAIFKVGMCLPAGPYVSDEDVRYIVETIKNGIE
- a CDS encoding Uncharacterised nucleotidyltransferase, whose product is MGRTDYLQDGRLRWLRFVLHPTSPRPEVRDWVGLYKFARKQALVGLCSPTRFEGELPPKELLLEWYATESAIRARNAVLNRRAVELTERLRADGMACCILKGQGNARLYPDPALRMSGDIDVWVDADGAALREYVKKQFPDAKEGIKHIKFPVFEDVEVDVHDTPLKLYCPWRNRRLRRWLEENKAAQMAHKVRLPGTDADVAVPTAAFNAVYQLGHILIHLIDEGIGLRQIVDYFYVLRELGGAGAAQQAAVRRTWRRLGLLRLARALMWVEREILGLEDEFLPVPPSAGAGRLLAHDILDGGNFGRHSSRQRFRRHGRAAKVADGTWHLLRLSTLVPGEAFFHFCHKSRAFITKFVLK
- a CDS encoding Sugar transferase involved in LPS biosynthesis (colanic, teichoic acid) — translated: MYKHFFKRVLSIIGAVIGLVLVGWLIVIVAIFLHFANKGAGAFFTQERPGKGGKIYKVIKFKTMTDEKDADGNLLLDEFRITPVGKIVRSLSIDELPQLINILKGDMSFIGPRPLLPMYLPLYSPEQMRRHEVRPGISGWAQVNGRNAITFTKQFEYDVYYVDHLTFWLDVKIFFMTILKVFRREGISAEGRPTRDYFDGTN